Proteins co-encoded in one Candidatus Nomurabacteria bacterium genomic window:
- a CDS encoding DUF393 domain-containing protein, whose protein sequence is MSQKVPQKPKVAIYYDGNCGFCRRGVELIVRYFLVHTSHTGPAQADSGMYAIMQKYDSWVVVNEKGETFTTFQAGVEVARHSSILWILVPLARPRFMQRFGEWFYRLIARNRSRIWLP, encoded by the coding sequence ATGTCTCAAAAAGTACCACAAAAACCAAAAGTCGCCATTTACTATGATGGTAATTGTGGCTTCTGTCGTCGAGGTGTAGAACTCATAGTGCGGTATTTCTTAGTGCACACTTCACACACTGGTCCAGCACAAGCAGACAGTGGAATGTACGCAATTATGCAAAAGTATGATTCGTGGGTGGTGGTAAATGAAAAAGGCGAAACATTTACGACATTTCAAGCTGGGGTAGAGGTGGCACGGCACTCATCGATACTATGGATACTGGTGCCGTTAGCGCGCCCAAGGTTTATGCAGCGCTTTGGTGAATGGTTTTATCGTCTGATTGCTCGAAACCGCAGTCGCATTTGGCTCCCATGA
- a CDS encoding glycoside hydrolase family 15 protein, with translation MARAVTIGNGKVLVGLDTKGQVRDLYYPYVGEANHVSGASGNYVHRIGVYVDDRISWLDDSDWKVTAGFEAETCIGSLFAENESLGISISSRDAVHNEHDVFLRHFTIHNHRKETRTIKLFISQQFRIFESRRGDTGFFDPRVNAIVHYKGDTTILVNAMSGGQPFQEYNIGLFGIEGKEGTYFDAVDGVLERNPIEHGSVDSVIGLAFSVAGHASNDAYYWIVCAPSIAEAHVLDELVLSEGADRLIASTDAYWHAWLEKERTDLSLLSEELQTLYKRSLMVMRVHTDNRGGIIASSDTDMLHHGRDTYSYVWPRDAAFIAEALGKAGYRDVSTRFFEFVADRLDPSGYLMHKYRSDGVLGSSWHPWIINGEPRLPIQEDETATIVFTLWEHYERYRDIEFVESMYNRFIEPAAEFMCQYTESLTGLPQASFDLWEEKYGTSTYTAASVYGGLMAAAKFANLLGKDEPSRTYQAVAQRMRSAIEKVLFDEERGIFVKHVVHTADSELVFDKTVDTSSLYGLLVFRVFDVEDEKITRMMQAVESCLAVSGNSKGYVRYEGDQYYRMREAASPNPWVITTLWVARYHILKAEKLKDLKPVLELLEWTASHATAGGVLAEQMHPDTREQLSTAPLVWSHAEFVLAVQAYLEKAGELKEK, from the coding sequence ATGGCTCGCGCGGTCACTATTGGTAATGGAAAAGTGTTGGTCGGACTTGATACGAAAGGTCAGGTGCGTGATTTGTACTACCCATATGTTGGTGAAGCCAATCATGTTAGTGGTGCGAGCGGTAATTATGTGCACCGCATTGGCGTGTATGTCGATGATCGAATTTCCTGGCTTGATGACTCCGATTGGAAAGTGACGGCTGGCTTTGAGGCCGAGACTTGCATTGGTTCGCTCTTTGCTGAAAATGAATCTCTCGGTATTTCAATATCAAGTCGTGATGCGGTGCATAATGAGCACGATGTTTTTCTGCGTCACTTCACCATTCATAACCACCGGAAAGAAACGCGCACTATCAAGCTGTTTATTTCGCAGCAATTTCGTATCTTTGAATCGCGGCGCGGCGACACTGGCTTTTTTGATCCGCGGGTGAATGCCATTGTCCACTACAAGGGAGACACGACTATTTTGGTAAATGCTATGAGTGGTGGTCAGCCGTTCCAAGAGTACAACATTGGCTTATTTGGCATTGAGGGCAAGGAAGGTACCTACTTTGATGCCGTCGATGGAGTGTTGGAGCGAAATCCGATTGAGCACGGCTCGGTTGATTCGGTGATTGGTCTTGCTTTTTCAGTGGCGGGGCATGCTTCAAATGATGCGTATTACTGGATTGTGTGCGCGCCATCAATTGCTGAGGCACATGTGCTGGATGAGCTGGTATTAAGCGAGGGTGCTGACCGACTCATCGCGTCGACTGACGCGTATTGGCACGCCTGGCTTGAGAAGGAGAGGACCGATCTTTCGCTGCTTTCCGAAGAACTGCAAACTCTATACAAACGTTCGCTCATGGTCATGCGTGTGCATACGGATAATCGTGGTGGCATTATTGCGTCGAGTGATACTGATATGTTGCATCATGGTCGCGATACCTACAGTTACGTATGGCCGCGTGATGCTGCGTTTATCGCCGAGGCGTTGGGGAAAGCAGGGTATCGTGATGTGTCGACTCGTTTCTTTGAGTTTGTGGCCGATCGACTTGATCCGAGCGGTTATCTGATGCACAAGTATCGATCTGATGGGGTGCTTGGTAGTTCGTGGCATCCATGGATTATAAATGGTGAGCCTCGCTTACCGATTCAGGAAGACGAGACGGCAACAATCGTGTTTACGCTGTGGGAACACTACGAGCGATACCGAGATATCGAGTTTGTAGAATCAATGTACAATCGCTTTATCGAGCCAGCGGCTGAATTCATGTGTCAGTACACCGAGTCCTTGACTGGTTTGCCGCAAGCATCTTTTGATTTGTGGGAAGAAAAGTACGGAACATCAACCTACACTGCGGCGTCAGTTTATGGTGGTCTGATGGCGGCGGCAAAGTTTGCCAACTTACTCGGGAAAGACGAGCCGTCACGCACATATCAAGCAGTAGCACAGCGTATGCGTAGCGCGATTGAAAAAGTGTTGTTTGATGAAGAGCGAGGAATTTTTGTGAAGCATGTGGTGCACACTGCGGATAGCGAGCTTGTTTTTGATAAAACAGTCGACACAAGTAGTCTGTACGGCTTATTGGTGTTTCGAGTGTTTGATGTTGAGGACGAGAAGATTACGCGTATGATGCAGGCGGTAGAGTCTTGTTTGGCAGTGTCGGGAAACAGTAAGGGGTATGTGCGCTACGAAGGTGATCAGTACTATCGCATGCGTGAGGCAGCATCACCAAACCCGTGGGTAATTACGACCCTGTGGGTGGCACGGTATCATATTTTGAAAGCGGAAAAATTAAAGGATTTGAAGCCAGTCTTGGAGCTCTTGGAGTGGACTGCTTCACATGCAACAGCTGGCGGAGTGTTGGCTGAGCAGATGCATCCGGATACGCGTGAGCAACTCTCAACTGCGCCTTTGGTGTGGAGTCATGCGGAGTTTGTATTGGCGGTTCAGGCGTACTTGGAAAAAGCCGGGGAGCTGAAAGAGAAGTAG
- a CDS encoding polysaccharide deacetylase family protein encodes MLTVCPYFHVHQPFRVKKYRVFDIGNDAEYFNDESGTDLDNRFIVEKVANKSYRPTNKVLKELLDRHPEFRFNLSFSGTALDQFEAYAPDVLESFQELVATGRVEILADTYHHSLAFFYSVPEFERQVKQHEKRIKQLFGVKPRVFRNTELSYRNDLAKWCEDNGYLGIMAEGWDKYLGWRSPNYLYRPAGCSKIKVLLKNYKLSDDIAFRFGNKAWESWPLSADTYANWIHAHHGDGQTVNLFMDYESFGEHQWEDTGIFDFLRAMPEMVMRHPDTSFKTATETVEAYDAAGEYDVPDVLTWADTDRDLTAWNGNDIQRDAIAATYGMEDAVMRTKDKKIIETWRKLQTSDHFYYMCTKWANDGDVHAYFSPYKSPYDAYIAFMNALSDLQLRVSHVVAKREAKEKLKQAVSVEREEVTLRPELLVEESAPIAVREVSEPTLGSLLGHWWSKLRSKLPFLNNLS; translated from the coding sequence ATGCTTACTGTTTGTCCCTATTTTCACGTTCATCAACCATTTCGAGTAAAGAAATATCGTGTTTTTGACATCGGTAATGACGCCGAATATTTTAATGACGAAAGCGGCACCGACCTCGACAATCGCTTCATTGTTGAAAAGGTAGCAAACAAGTCGTATCGACCGACCAATAAAGTGCTTAAAGAGCTTTTAGATCGACATCCTGAGTTTCGTTTTAATCTCTCTTTTTCAGGTACGGCTCTAGATCAATTTGAAGCGTATGCACCAGACGTGCTGGAGTCTTTCCAAGAGCTGGTGGCAACTGGCCGAGTGGAAATTTTGGCTGACACCTATCATCACTCACTGGCATTTTTCTATTCAGTGCCAGAGTTTGAACGACAAGTGAAACAGCATGAGAAGCGCATCAAGCAGCTCTTTGGTGTAAAACCACGCGTGTTTCGCAACACTGAATTGTCGTACCGCAACGATTTAGCAAAGTGGTGCGAAGACAATGGCTACTTGGGCATTATGGCTGAGGGATGGGATAAGTACCTCGGGTGGCGTAGTCCGAATTATCTCTACCGTCCAGCGGGTTGTTCCAAGATTAAGGTGCTTCTTAAGAATTATAAACTCTCCGATGATATTGCGTTTCGATTTGGAAATAAGGCTTGGGAAAGCTGGCCGCTTTCAGCCGATACGTACGCTAACTGGATTCATGCGCACCATGGTGACGGGCAAACCGTCAATCTGTTCATGGACTACGAAAGCTTCGGTGAACATCAATGGGAAGATACGGGTATATTTGATTTCTTACGTGCCATGCCAGAAATGGTCATGCGGCACCCTGATACAAGCTTCAAAACGGCAACTGAGACGGTCGAAGCATATGATGCAGCCGGTGAATATGATGTACCAGATGTGTTGACTTGGGCAGACACTGATCGCGACCTTACTGCGTGGAACGGTAATGATATCCAACGAGATGCAATTGCTGCCACCTATGGCATGGAAGATGCAGTGATGAGGACCAAGGATAAAAAAATCATTGAAACCTGGCGCAAACTCCAAACGTCAGATCACTTTTATTATATGTGCACCAAGTGGGCGAATGACGGCGACGTGCATGCGTACTTCAGTCCGTACAAATCCCCATATGATGCGTATATTGCTTTTATGAACGCGCTCAGTGATTTACAATTAAGGGTAAGCCATGTGGTGGCGAAACGTGAAGCAAAGGAGAAGCTAAAACAAGCGGTATCTGTCGAACGGGAAGAGGTAACTTTACGGCCAGAGCTACTTGTTGAAGAGTCAGCTCCAATAGCGGTGCGTGAGGTTAGTGAGCCTACACTTGGTTCACTCCTTGGACACTGGTGGAGCAAACTTCGCAGCAAACTTCCGTTTCTTAATAATCTCTCCTAG
- a CDS encoding glycosyltransferase family 4 protein, whose amino-acid sequence MRVLTFGWEFPPAKNGGLGVACYGLTRELLQSGVEVIFVLPKTQDTRGDARFLFADQERLVKVRHADVSLLPYHQADSMVQVIVGYDKHGKPIYKSRTILEEAHRFAHQASIIAREEEFDVIHAHDWTSYLAGVAAKKASGKPLVLHVHATSFDQAAGNNVDPSIYQIEYEAFAAADKVVTVSGYTKEIVVKKHHVPAAKVEVVHNGCDSHEPPRLEPTLKELKAQGKKVVLYHGRISIQKGVDKFVEAARRVVDVDPNVIFVISGWGDMTNQIINQVGALGLSKHVRFAGPLWDEERDRMYQSADLIVMPSVSEPFGLVPLEAIQHGTPAIISKQSGVAEVLTHALKVDFWDIDELANKILAGLRYPVMRQQLVKEGKWQLRDISWKKAADKIRDMYRHLVQYVTP is encoded by the coding sequence ATGAGAGTACTTACCTTTGGTTGGGAATTTCCGCCGGCCAAGAACGGGGGCCTCGGAGTCGCCTGTTACGGTCTAACTCGAGAACTTCTACAAAGCGGTGTAGAAGTTATTTTCGTGCTCCCTAAGACACAAGACACGCGTGGTGACGCGCGTTTTTTATTTGCTGATCAGGAACGTCTGGTGAAAGTACGTCATGCTGATGTCTCGCTGCTTCCGTATCACCAAGCCGACAGCATGGTACAAGTGATTGTTGGCTATGATAAGCATGGTAAGCCAATCTACAAGTCGCGCACTATTCTTGAGGAAGCGCATCGATTTGCACACCAAGCCTCAATCATTGCACGCGAAGAGGAGTTTGATGTGATCCATGCTCATGACTGGACCTCGTATTTAGCCGGCGTGGCTGCCAAGAAAGCAAGCGGGAAGCCACTCGTACTCCACGTACATGCAACATCGTTTGATCAAGCAGCTGGCAACAATGTTGATCCATCGATTTACCAAATTGAATACGAAGCATTTGCAGCGGCGGATAAAGTAGTGACCGTGAGTGGCTACACTAAGGAGATTGTGGTCAAGAAACATCACGTACCTGCCGCTAAGGTAGAGGTGGTGCATAATGGCTGTGATTCACATGAGCCCCCTCGGCTCGAGCCAACACTCAAAGAGCTTAAAGCACAGGGCAAGAAAGTGGTTTTGTATCACGGGCGCATTAGTATTCAAAAAGGCGTCGACAAGTTTGTGGAAGCGGCAAGACGCGTAGTAGATGTTGATCCGAACGTCATCTTTGTGATTTCTGGTTGGGGTGACATGACCAATCAAATTATCAATCAGGTCGGCGCACTTGGTCTTTCTAAACACGTTCGCTTTGCCGGGCCGCTCTGGGATGAAGAACGTGACCGTATGTACCAAAGTGCCGACCTTATCGTGATGCCGTCTGTTTCAGAGCCGTTTGGTCTGGTGCCACTTGAAGCTATTCAGCACGGTACGCCTGCTATTATTTCCAAGCAGTCTGGCGTGGCTGAGGTGCTTACGCATGCGCTTAAGGTGGATTTTTGGGATATCGATGAGCTTGCGAATAAGATATTAGCTGGCTTGCGATATCCAGTGATGCGTCAGCAGTTGGTTAAAGAAGGTAAGTGGCAGTTGCGCGATATCTCATGGAAGAAGGCGGCAGATAAAATTCGAGACATGTATCGCCATCTGGTACAATACGTAACACCATAG
- the rpmG gene encoding 50S ribosomal protein L33 codes for MSQDLLVKLVSQGDEKGVGKGHVYYTRFNNKNKKDPSKKYETVKFNPVAKKHTVYKQKK; via the coding sequence ATGTCACAGGATTTGTTAGTAAAACTCGTATCTCAAGGCGACGAAAAAGGCGTTGGGAAAGGTCACGTGTACTACACTCGCTTCAATAATAAAAACAAGAAGGACCCGAGCAAGAAGTACGAAACAGTAAAGTTCAACCCGGTTGCCAAAAAGCACACCGTCTACAAGCAGAAGAAGTAA
- a CDS encoding fructose-bisphosphate aldolase class I, protein MKKNTKLYEIAAALMEPGKGILAADESDGTAGKRLDMVHLPNEPENRQIFRELLFTAPDIEKYLSGVIMYDSSLRNSTRDGIPFADVLTARGIIPGIKVDLGVKDLQGFKGEVVTQGLDDLDQRFAEYYDMGARFAKWRAVISIDEDETPTDASIKMNAVMLARYAQMAQEAGIVPIVEPEVIHAGDHSLEKAEMVTTRTLQILFQTLMEYKVDMAGLILKSSMVLAGDAYSEQTSPEEVATATLRTFHMSVPHDVAGIVFLSGGQSPERSTDNLNAIAKLGEQPWPITFSFSRAIEEPMLRAWDGKRENEQKAMDVLRDVCKRNSEASLGRL, encoded by the coding sequence ATGAAAAAGAACACTAAATTATATGAGATTGCAGCAGCGCTCATGGAGCCAGGTAAGGGGATTTTGGCAGCTGATGAAAGCGATGGAACAGCGGGCAAGCGTCTAGATATGGTGCACTTGCCGAACGAACCAGAAAACCGACAAATTTTCCGCGAATTATTATTCACCGCGCCAGACATCGAGAAGTATCTCTCAGGTGTCATTATGTACGACTCATCATTACGTAACTCCACGCGTGATGGTATTCCGTTTGCCGATGTGCTCACCGCCCGTGGTATTATTCCTGGTATTAAGGTAGATCTTGGGGTGAAGGATTTACAAGGCTTTAAAGGCGAGGTGGTTACTCAAGGGCTGGATGACCTCGACCAGCGTTTTGCTGAGTACTACGATATGGGTGCGCGCTTTGCAAAATGGCGAGCGGTGATTTCGATCGATGAAGATGAAACTCCTACTGACGCATCAATTAAAATGAATGCCGTCATGCTCGCACGCTATGCACAAATGGCGCAGGAGGCGGGAATTGTACCAATTGTAGAACCTGAGGTGATCCATGCTGGTGATCATTCGCTCGAAAAGGCAGAAATGGTTACAACGCGCACGCTGCAAATCCTCTTCCAGACACTTATGGAATATAAAGTGGATATGGCTGGGCTTATTCTTAAGTCATCTATGGTTCTGGCGGGAGATGCATATTCTGAGCAGACTAGCCCCGAAGAAGTAGCTACTGCGACACTTCGCACTTTTCATATGAGTGTGCCACATGATGTTGCTGGTATTGTGTTTCTTTCAGGCGGTCAGTCGCCGGAGCGTTCGACTGATAATCTCAATGCTATCGCTAAGCTTGGTGAGCAGCCATGGCCAATTACGTTTTCATTCTCTCGCGCAATCGAAGAGCCGATGCTTCGCGCCTGGGATGGAAAGCGGGAAAATGAACAGAAAGCGATGGATGTTTTACGAGATGTGTGTAAGCGAAATAGCGAAGCAAGTTTAGGTAGATTGTAG
- a CDS encoding ABC transporter permease, with product MVNWIGLCTMFEREVRRTFRVVTQTLIAPVVSAALYLFIFGTVIGTKIEDFAGVPYISFVFPGVLMLSLINASFASASSSLYFMRFTRGIEEMLIAPFSYLEMLIGLVGSAVVRSIMVAFLILAVGVIYGAVSLVNPLGFVLYVVMIAAIFAMLGILVALWAESFEQLQILNTFVITPLTYLGGIFYSVTFLPPLAATITHFNPFFYFADGIRSSMIGYSEADTGTGLVVIIGLVVALAILVVTLFKNGWKIRS from the coding sequence ATGGTGAACTGGATTGGTCTATGTACAATGTTTGAGCGGGAGGTGCGTCGTACCTTCCGGGTGGTGACGCAGACACTGATTGCGCCGGTGGTGTCAGCTGCGTTGTATCTTTTTATTTTTGGTACCGTAATCGGAACAAAGATTGAAGATTTTGCTGGTGTGCCGTATATCAGCTTCGTGTTTCCGGGTGTGCTAATGCTTTCACTCATCAATGCGTCGTTTGCGAGTGCGTCATCGTCCCTCTACTTTATGCGCTTTACGCGTGGCATTGAGGAAATGTTGATTGCACCCTTTTCATATTTGGAAATGCTCATTGGCTTGGTCGGTAGTGCGGTAGTTCGGTCTATTATGGTGGCGTTCCTTATTTTGGCAGTTGGAGTAATCTACGGAGCAGTTTCGCTCGTTAATCCGCTCGGTTTTGTTTTGTATGTGGTCATGATTGCGGCAATTTTTGCGATGCTGGGTATTTTGGTTGCACTCTGGGCGGAGAGTTTTGAGCAGTTGCAAATTCTAAATACTTTTGTCATTACACCGCTAACGTACTTAGGTGGCATCTTTTACTCGGTGACTTTTTTGCCGCCTTTGGCTGCAACGATTACGCATTTTAATCCATTCTTCTATTTCGCAGACGGCATTAGAAGCAGCATGATAGGGTACAGCGAAGCGGATACAGGAACAGGTTTGGTCGTGATTATCGGGTTGGTGGTGGCGCTGGCTATTCTGGTTGTGACTCTCTTTAAAAACGGTTGGAAGATTCGGTCGTAG
- a CDS encoding ABC transporter ATP-binding protein — MNTPMLEIKNLVKIYGRGKDATCAVEHISLSIKKGSFFGLLGPNGAGKSTTIHCITGIAQPTSGQILIDGIDVVEDYKKARTKVGLSPQEFNVDIFATPRQLMSYMGGYYGIPREVRSARIDELITQFDLEKHQNMKFQKLSGGLKRRAMLGRALVHTPDLLILDEPTAGVDVEQRHDLWRYLKELNEAGKTIILTSHYLEEIQYLCNEIAIINHGKIVAEGTKEEFMKDGKSIEERYLEITRETKKV, encoded by the coding sequence ATGAATACACCAATGTTGGAAATTAAGAATTTAGTAAAGATTTACGGTAGAGGGAAAGACGCTACTTGCGCGGTCGAGCATATTTCGCTGTCGATCAAGAAAGGAAGCTTTTTTGGTTTGCTTGGGCCAAACGGTGCAGGTAAGAGTACAACAATTCATTGTATCACTGGGATTGCACAGCCGACTTCCGGGCAAATATTGATTGACGGCATCGATGTGGTCGAAGACTACAAGAAGGCACGCACCAAGGTTGGTCTTTCGCCACAGGAGTTTAATGTTGATATTTTCGCGACGCCGCGCCAGCTCATGAGTTATATGGGGGGATACTATGGCATCCCGCGAGAGGTGCGCAGTGCTCGTATTGACGAACTCATTACGCAATTCGACTTGGAAAAACACCAAAATATGAAGTTCCAGAAACTGTCAGGTGGACTTAAGCGTCGTGCCATGCTTGGGCGCGCCTTGGTGCATACGCCAGATTTACTCATTCTCGATGAGCCAACTGCTGGTGTAGATGTCGAGCAGCGGCACGACCTGTGGCGGTATCTCAAAGAACTAAATGAGGCTGGAAAGACAATCATTCTCACCTCCCACTATTTGGAAGAGATCCAGTATCTTTGCAATGAAATTGCGATTATTAATCACGGCAAGATTGTGGCTGAAGGGACAAAGGAGGAATTTATGAAAGACGGCAAGAGTATCGAAGAGCGGTACTTAGAAATTACTCGCGAAACTAAAAAAGTGTAA
- a CDS encoding peptide chain release factor N(5)-glutamine methyltransferase — protein MAQSQEIEWLLREKYSGEKSEAFFADCKRLSLGEPLAYLIGWAPFLDTKMYLDTKPLIPRPETEFWVAEAIKVIKNSATLPLGLVETKPLKILDLCAGSGCIGVAVAKALPECLVDFAELDSKHLFTIEKNIKENNIEQKRTRAIHSNLFSNTPGSYDFIFSNPPYIDETLHRTDRGVREHEPYVALFGGIDGLEIIAQLITDAPAHLQPGGQLWIEHEPEQSEAIAKQAAKHHFTATTHKDQYGVERYSILVLQ, from the coding sequence ATGGCTCAAAGTCAAGAAATTGAATGGTTGCTGAGGGAGAAATATAGCGGCGAAAAAAGCGAAGCTTTTTTCGCCGACTGCAAACGTCTGTCGCTCGGCGAACCACTCGCCTACCTGATCGGCTGGGCGCCGTTTCTTGACACGAAAATGTACCTCGATACTAAGCCACTCATCCCCCGCCCTGAGACTGAGTTTTGGGTGGCTGAAGCGATTAAAGTTATCAAGAACAGTGCCACTCTACCGCTTGGACTCGTCGAGACTAAACCGCTCAAAATCCTCGATCTCTGTGCGGGCAGCGGCTGCATTGGCGTAGCGGTGGCAAAAGCTTTGCCAGAGTGCCTGGTTGACTTTGCCGAGCTCGATAGTAAACACCTCTTTACTATCGAGAAAAATATTAAAGAGAACAACATCGAGCAGAAACGCACACGCGCAATCCACTCCAACCTATTTTCAAACACTCCAGGAAGTTACGATTTTATTTTTAGTAACCCGCCCTACATTGACGAAACACTACATCGTACCGACCGTGGAGTCCGCGAACACGAACCATACGTTGCGCTCTTTGGTGGCATTGATGGTCTGGAGATTATTGCCCAACTCATTACCGACGCCCCCGCCCACCTTCAGCCCGGCGGTCAACTCTGGATTGAACATGAGCCAGAACAGTCTGAAGCAATTGCCAAACAAGCAGCCAAGCATCACTTCACCGCCACAACCCACAAAGACCAGTACGGCGTCGAACGCTACTCTATTCTAGTGCTACAATAA
- a CDS encoding PH domain-containing protein, translating into MLYEKIELEPNEEVLKVVRKHWFVIATELVGTFLILLFPFFMLFIAALFPKTLLNVDIGIEHFTTLIAFGIAAWSIMVLMAGFATWTHYYLDLWIITDRRIIVVDQVRFFNRNVSMFRLERLQDIEFIVKGIIPTLLNFGTIRAQTAGESGNNFKTPGLPDPRGLQALIQKAMDERLKDLYFHSE; encoded by the coding sequence ATGTTGTACGAAAAAATTGAACTCGAACCAAATGAAGAGGTGCTTAAGGTCGTACGGAAGCATTGGTTTGTAATTGCCACCGAATTAGTCGGCACTTTTCTGATTTTGCTCTTTCCGTTTTTCATGCTGTTTATCGCGGCTCTTTTCCCAAAAACACTCTTAAATGTAGACATCGGCATTGAACACTTCACCACTCTTATTGCCTTTGGTATTGCCGCCTGGAGCATCATGGTTTTAATGGCAGGCTTTGCCACCTGGACCCACTACTATCTTGACCTCTGGATCATCACCGATCGACGCATTATCGTGGTTGATCAAGTTCGCTTCTTCAACCGAAACGTCAGCATGTTCCGCCTTGAACGCCTGCAAGACATCGAGTTTATTGTGAAAGGAATTATTCCCACCTTACTCAATTTTGGCACCATTCGTGCTCAAACTGCTGGAGAGTCAGGCAACAACTTCAAAACCCCAGGTCTACCTGACCCACGCGGACTTCAAGCGCTCATTCAAAAGGCGATGGACGAACGACTCAAAGACCTCTATTTTCATTCTGAATAG
- the hisS gene encoding histidine--tRNA ligase → MSENKLSTDAYKGVRDFYPEDMAVERYIFDTWAKTAESFGFERYDASILEPSDLYKAKGAENEEMVNEQTYTFTDRGDREVTLRPEMTPTVARMVAGRRRELQFPLRWYSIPNLFRYERPQRGRLREHWQLNCDIFGVDHYTADIEIILLANKIFTAFGADQKNFTTFINHRELLVKAIAGSALEIGIKLSDLQIRDIIRLNDRRGKLQDIEFNERFGEIVGPEKNEALLEQLSSEKVAAYSKKLPEFEYLVKIGAGLKQMNIETELDIDLARGFDYYTGTIFEVFETDAQGNKVGRAMLGGGRYDNLAQMFSNEPISGVGFGMGDVTMRDFLETHNLLPKDVHSTTADVVVIPMTADQNLYAQIAAEHIRRLGKSASTDISTKKVGDKISRAAAKGAKFVTVIGENEMTSDQLTFKNLETGEETSSL, encoded by the coding sequence ATGTCAGAGAACAAACTATCCACCGACGCATACAAGGGCGTGCGCGACTTTTACCCAGAAGACATGGCGGTAGAACGCTATATTTTTGATACTTGGGCCAAGACCGCTGAAAGCTTTGGCTTTGAGCGCTACGACGCGTCCATCCTCGAACCCTCCGACCTCTACAAAGCTAAGGGTGCTGAAAATGAAGAGATGGTAAACGAACAAACCTACACTTTCACTGACCGCGGCGACCGCGAGGTGACACTTCGCCCAGAAATGACGCCGACTGTCGCCCGTATGGTAGCCGGACGTCGTCGCGAGTTACAATTCCCGCTGCGGTGGTACTCAATTCCTAATCTTTTCCGCTATGAACGTCCACAACGTGGCCGTCTGCGTGAACACTGGCAGCTCAACTGCGATATCTTTGGTGTCGACCATTACACCGCTGATATTGAAATTATTCTCCTAGCAAACAAAATCTTTACCGCATTTGGCGCTGACCAAAAAAACTTCACCACCTTTATCAACCATCGAGAACTACTCGTGAAAGCAATTGCTGGATCAGCACTTGAAATTGGCATTAAGCTTTCTGATCTTCAAATTCGCGACATCATTCGACTTAATGACAGAAGAGGAAAACTACAGGATATTGAGTTCAATGAACGTTTTGGTGAAATTGTTGGTCCAGAAAAAAATGAAGCGCTACTCGAGCAACTTTCATCAGAAAAAGTGGCTGCCTACTCAAAGAAGTTGCCTGAATTTGAATATCTCGTGAAAATTGGGGCTGGACTAAAGCAAATGAACATCGAAACCGAGCTGGACATTGATCTTGCTCGTGGTTTTGATTACTACACTGGTACTATTTTTGAAGTCTTTGAGACCGACGCACAAGGTAATAAGGTAGGTCGCGCCATGCTTGGTGGCGGACGGTACGACAACCTCGCGCAGATGTTTAGCAACGAGCCGATTTCTGGCGTAGGCTTTGGCATGGGCGATGTCACCATGCGCGACTTCCTTGAAACCCACAATCTGCTCCCTAAGGACGTTCATTCAACCACAGCGGACGTAGTAGTAATTCCGATGACCGCAGATCAAAACCTCTATGCACAGATTGCTGCTGAACACATTAGACGATTAGGCAAATCAGCATCAACTGACATCAGTACCAAAAAAGTCGGTGACAAGATTAGCCGTGCTGCTGCCAAAGGCGCAAAATTTGTGACCGTGATTGGCGAAAACGAAATGACTTCTGACCAGCTTACCTTTAAGAATTTAGAAACAGGAGAGGAAACCTCCTCCCTATAG